One segment of Paraburkholderia caribensis DNA contains the following:
- a CDS encoding Hsp20/alpha crystallin family protein: MSDLYFGTDVFNELDRLQRHMSSVFNGFPSSLRSSRAGTFPSLNIGTTDEAIEIVAFAPGIDPSKLELSIDKGLLTIAGERAAARPAQEEGARAYAQERFNGAFRRVVELPQQADPDNVQARYVDGCLLITVGKREASKPRAITVQ, from the coding sequence ATGAGTGACTTGTACTTCGGAACCGATGTGTTCAACGAACTCGACCGCTTGCAGCGGCACATGTCGAGCGTGTTCAACGGCTTCCCTTCGAGCCTGCGTTCGAGCCGCGCCGGCACATTCCCGAGCCTCAACATCGGCACGACCGACGAAGCCATCGAGATCGTCGCGTTCGCACCCGGCATCGATCCGTCGAAGCTGGAACTGTCGATCGACAAGGGCTTGCTGACCATCGCAGGCGAGCGCGCGGCGGCACGCCCGGCGCAGGAAGAAGGCGCGCGGGCCTATGCACAGGAACGCTTCAACGGCGCGTTCCGCCGTGTCGTCGAACTGCCGCAACAGGCCGATCCCGACAATGTGCAGGCACGTTATGTAGACGGTTGTCTGCTGATCACGGTCGGCAAGCGCGAAGCGTCGAAGCCGCGCGCAATCACGGTTCAATAA
- a CDS encoding Hsp20/alpha crystallin family protein has protein sequence MSDNTQMTQRDESAVSRNGARQQERRVTLTPPVDIVEDSKAVTLWADLPGVSKDKLDIRVHDGSLTIEGESVVPAASNVRLSHAEVRAPFFARRFSISDDFDTSKIEANLKDGVLKLVIPRREQAQPRRIEVKLG, from the coding sequence ATGAGCGACAATACTCAAATGACCCAGCGCGACGAGAGCGCGGTAAGCCGCAACGGCGCGCGCCAGCAGGAACGCCGCGTCACGCTGACGCCGCCCGTCGATATCGTCGAGGACAGCAAGGCGGTGACGCTATGGGCGGATCTGCCCGGCGTATCGAAGGACAAGCTCGACATCCGCGTGCACGACGGCAGCCTGACCATCGAAGGCGAATCCGTGGTCCCGGCGGCATCGAATGTGCGGCTCTCGCATGCGGAAGTGCGCGCGCCCTTCTTCGCGCGGCGCTTTTCGATCAGCGACGACTTCGACACGTCGAAGATCGAAGCCAATCTGAAAGACGGCGTACTGAAGCTCGTCATTCCGCGCCGCGAACAGGCGCAGCCGCGGCGAATCGAAGTGAAACTCGGCTAA